The following proteins are encoded in a genomic region of Nonomuraea muscovyensis:
- a CDS encoding FadR/GntR family transcriptional regulator, producing the protein MAAYSGRGLHGQTVEAIAAMIFGGEYEEGDPLDVVALQDRLGVSSTALREAMKVLTAKGLIEARPKLGTHVRARADWNLLDGDVIRWKFAGHPDPGFLRDLHELRSIVEPSVARLAALRRTPGQLDDLRRALDRMRQGGDPVAADLDFHRALLAAGGNELLVRMDVVMGAGLAGRDRLVHASSGSDDPVPSHLAVLEAITRGDASAAESAMRELLAKAWHDVEELL; encoded by the coding sequence ATGGCGGCCTACAGCGGACGCGGCCTCCACGGGCAGACGGTCGAGGCGATCGCCGCGATGATCTTCGGTGGCGAGTACGAAGAGGGCGACCCCCTCGACGTCGTCGCCCTTCAAGACCGGCTCGGCGTCAGCTCCACCGCGCTGCGCGAGGCGATGAAGGTGCTGACCGCCAAGGGCCTCATCGAGGCCCGGCCCAAGCTCGGCACCCACGTGCGCGCCCGCGCCGACTGGAACCTCCTCGACGGCGACGTCATCCGGTGGAAGTTCGCCGGCCACCCCGACCCCGGATTCCTGCGCGACCTGCACGAGCTGAGGTCCATCGTGGAGCCGTCGGTCGCCCGGCTGGCCGCGTTGCGCCGCACCCCGGGGCAACTCGACGACCTGCGGCGCGCGCTCGACCGGATGAGGCAGGGCGGCGACCCGGTCGCGGCCGACCTCGACTTCCACCGCGCCCTGCTGGCGGCGGGCGGCAACGAGCTGCTCGTCCGGATGGACGTCGTCATGGGGGCGGGGCTGGCCGGCCGCGACCGGCTCGTGCACGCCTCCAGCGGCAGCGACGACCCGGTGCCCAGCCACCTGGCGGTGCTGGAGGCCATCACCCGGGGCGACGCCTCCGCCGCCGAGTCGGCGATGCGCGAGCTCCTGGCCAAGGCCTGGCACGACGTGGAGGAGCTGCTGTGA